The following proteins are encoded in a genomic region of Lutra lutra chromosome 16, mLutLut1.2, whole genome shotgun sequence:
- the SYNGR2 gene encoding synaptogyrin-2 isoform X2: MESGAYGAAKAGGSFDLRRFLTQPQVVTRVLCLVFALIVFSCIFGEGYSNTHQSRQQYCVFNHNQDACGYGSAIGVLAFLASAFFLVVDAYFPQISNATDRKYLVIGDLLFSGCAGFPGLPALQGWSGRLHPELCRPHSGPQHGLRLLPWSACRQLPTATLHPERGDHRGLPAAPRVLSCSQGC, from the exons ATGGAGAGCGGGGCCTACGGCGCGGCCAAGGCCGGCGGCTCCTTCGACCTGCGGCGCTTCCTGACGCAGCCGCAGGTGGTGACGCGCGTCTTGTGCCTG GTCTTTGCCTTGATCGTGTTCTCCTGCATTTTCGGCGAGGGATACAGCAACACCCACCAGTCCAGACAGCAGTACTGCGTTTTCAACCACAACCAGGATGCGTGCGGCTACGGCAGCGCCATCGGAGTGCTGGCCTTCCTGGCCTCGGCCTTCTTCTTGGTGGTTGATGCCTATTTCCCCCAGATCAGCAACGCCACTGACCGCAAATACCTGGTCATTGGCGACCTGCTCTTCTCAG GGTGCGCTGGCTTCCCTGGCCTACCAGCGCTACAAGGCTGGAGTGGACGACTTCATCCAGAACTATGTAGACCCCACTCCGGACCCCAGCACGGCCTACGCCTCCTACCCTGGAGCGCCTGTAGACAACTACCAACAGCCACCCTTCACCCAGAACGCGGAGACCACCGAGGGCTACCAGCCGCCCCCCGTGTACTGAGCTGCAGCCAGGGATGCTaa
- the SYNGR2 gene encoding synaptogyrin-2 isoform X1, with the protein MESGAYGAAKAGGSFDLRRFLTQPQVVTRVLCLVFALIVFSCIFGEGYSNTHQSRQQYCVFNHNQDACGYGSAIGVLAFLASAFFLVVDAYFPQISNATDRKYLVIGDLLFSAIWTFLWFVGFCFLTNQWAATKKEDVLVGADSARAAITFSFFSIFSWGALASLAYQRYKAGVDDFIQNYVDPTPDPSTAYASYPGAPVDNYQQPPFTQNAETTEGYQPPPVY; encoded by the exons ATGGAGAGCGGGGCCTACGGCGCGGCCAAGGCCGGCGGCTCCTTCGACCTGCGGCGCTTCCTGACGCAGCCGCAGGTGGTGACGCGCGTCTTGTGCCTG GTCTTTGCCTTGATCGTGTTCTCCTGCATTTTCGGCGAGGGATACAGCAACACCCACCAGTCCAGACAGCAGTACTGCGTTTTCAACCACAACCAGGATGCGTGCGGCTACGGCAGCGCCATCGGAGTGCTGGCCTTCCTGGCCTCGGCCTTCTTCTTGGTGGTTGATGCCTATTTCCCCCAGATCAGCAACGCCACTGACCGCAAATACCTGGTCATTGGCGACCTGCTCTTCTCAG CCATCTGGACCTTCCTGTGGTTCGTTGGCTTCTGCTTCCTTACCAACCAGTGGGCAGCCACCAAGAAGGAAGATGTGCTGGTGGGGGCCGACTCGGCCCGGGCGGCCATCACCTTCAgcttcttctccatcttctcctgG GGTGCGCTGGCTTCCCTGGCCTACCAGCGCTACAAGGCTGGAGTGGACGACTTCATCCAGAACTATGTAGACCCCACTCCGGACCCCAGCACGGCCTACGCCTCCTACCCTGGAGCGCCTGTAGACAACTACCAACAGCCACCCTTCACCCAGAACGCGGAGACCACCGAGGGCTACCAGCCGCCCCCCGTGTACTGA
- the C16H17orf99 gene encoding protein IL-40 isoform X3: MWLLLLLCWAVLATSSFSVEPEVEVTHETFIAYKVLEVFPRGRRVVITCHSPQAPPPVTYSLWGGQGTEVAKKVVKTADPASFSINVTLKSRPDLLTYSCQAASPEGAHSASTKLQMYWELWTKPVSQLQANFTLLDRGSGPRVEISCQVSSGSPPITYSLVGKDGTVHTQQRPNYGQPAKFTFTLTNKSTRLQCQAENDISVQFSPFKLVPPGQLPQGAVVVLTSSLISIAAVTCWLLAQAWWTRL, from the exons AAGTCACCCATGAGACCTTCATTGCCTACAAAGTCCTGGAGGTTTTCCCCAGAGGCCGCAGGGTGGTCATAACGTGCCACTcaccccaggcacccccgccCGTCACCTACTCCCTCTGGGGGGGTCAGGGCACTGAGGTTGCCAAGAAGGTGGTGAAGACCGCAGACCCGGCCTCCTTCAGCATCAACGTCACGCTCAAGTCCAGGCCAGACCTGCTCACGTACTCCTGCCAGGCGGCCTCCCCCGAGGGCGCGCACTCCGCCAGCACCAAGCTGCAGATGTACTGGGAGCTGTGGACCA AGCCGGTGTCCCAGCTGCAAGCTAACTTCACCTTGCTGGACAGAGGGTCGGGCCCCAGGGTAGAGATTTCCTGCCAGGTGTCCTCGGGCAGCCCACCCATCACCTACAGCCTGGTCGGGAAGGATGGGACCGTCCACACGCAGCAGAGGCCGAACTACGGTCAGCCGGCCAAGTTCACCTTCACCCTTACCAACAAGTCCACCAGGCTCCAGTGCCAGGCTGAAAATGACATCAGTGTCCAGTTCAGCCCCTTCAAGCTGGTGCCCCCAG GACAGCTGCCCCAGGGAGCCGTCGTGGTGCTAACGAGCAGCCTCATCTCCATTGCAGCTGTCACCTGTTGGTTGCTGGCCCAGGCCTGGTGGACCAG GTTGTGA